The Mobula birostris isolate sMobBir1 chromosome 14, sMobBir1.hap1, whole genome shotgun sequence genome includes a region encoding these proteins:
- the LOC140210149 gene encoding uncharacterized protein isoform X1: MKVREQGYGMRTCCGDLLVWLLSAACLALDVKTPDYPVNASLHHQTWLPVQVEPLPQGAEVSWSFQSNASSTLIARYETDTKKVKYFVGKQLGQRFMMLDNFTLWINSVKWEDAGTYIVTVFTPKEWKADTSLRVYEPVSNVTVEVLNITSGQSCNVTLRCSAAAGNKLSFGWSPRNGAALGQISDRGADLSLSLASSDTVDYACTVWNPVSQATAHFSSEHACQQEASRIPMALIAISCLICVILCIIVIYIYCRKCKSVSLTGKNGLPIPAPKMDRVHFNCVWVALCWHQCDAEARTARLLLAWFILTGDEADWHCPPWSLKELEVFSLKSPYSLQNGVFPGWASKPGGTVSKCSGVSNWYTTGQTSSFRFCPDRSCSHSQTTICSFADNSHYRQESGE, encoded by the exons ATGAAGGTTCGTGAGCAAGGCTATGGGATGAGGACTTGCTGTGGTGATCTCCTGGTCTGGCTACTTTCTGCAG CTTGCCTTGCCTTGGATGTGAAGACTCCAGATTACCCAGTCAACGCCAGCCTGCACCACCAGACCTGGTTACCTGTGCAGGTGGAGCCCCTGCCACAGGGAGCCGAGGTCAGCTGGAGTTTCCAGAGTAATGCTTCCTCAACTCTGATCGCTCGCTATGAAACAGACACGAAGAAGGTGAAGTATTTTGTTGGCAAGCAGCTTGGGCAACGTTTCATGATGCTGGACAATTTCACCCTCTGGATAAATAGTGTGAAGTGGGAGGATGCAGGAACTTACATTGTGACAGTCTTCACACCCAAGGAATGGAAAGCAGACACTTCCCTCCGAGTGTACG AGCCGGTGTCCAACGTCACCGTGGAGGTGCTAAACATCACCTCTGGCCAGTCCTGCAACGTGACCCTCCGATGTTCTGCCGCAGCCGGAAACAAGCTGAGTTTCGGCTGGAGCCCCAGGAACGGTGCAGCCCTGGGGCAGATTTCAGACCGCGGCGCCGACCTCTCGCTGTCACTCGCCTCCTCTGACACAGTTGACTACGCCTGCACGGTCTGGAATCCCGTCAGCCAGGCGACTGCCCACTTCTCCAGCGAACATGCCTGTCAGCAGGAAG CCTCCAGGATTCCCATGGCCTTGATCGCAATATCGTGCCTCATCTGTGTGATTCTCTGCATAATTGTCATCTATATATACTGCAGAAAATGCAAGAGTGTTTCCCTTACAG GAAAAAATGGCCTCCCTATTCCTGCTCCCAAGATGGACCGTGTTCACTTTAACTGCGTATGGGTAGCCCTGTGCTGGCACCAATGTGATGCAGAAGCCAGAACTGCAAGGTTGCTCCTGGCGTGGTTTATCCTGACGGGAGATGAAGCAGATTGGCACTGTCCtccttggagtttaaaagaactaGAAGTATTCTCCCTGAAAAGTCcatactccttacagaatggtgttTTCCCTGGCTGGGCATCCAAACCagggggcacagtctcaaaatgtTCTGGGGTCAGTAACTGGTATACCACTGGGCAAACATCAAGTTTCAGATTCTGCCCCGATCGCAGTTGTTCACATTCTCAGACCACAATCTGTTCTTTTGCTGACAATTCTCATTACAGACAGGAGTCAGGGGAGTAG
- the LOC140210149 gene encoding CD48 antigen-like isoform X2: MKVREQGYGMRTCCGDLLVWLLSAACLALDVKTPDYPVNASLHHQTWLPVQVEPLPQGAEVSWSFQSNASSTLIARYETDTKKVKYFVGKQLGQRFMMLDNFTLWINSVKWEDAGTYIVTVFTPKEWKADTSLRVYEPVSNVTVEVLNITSGQSCNVTLRCSAAAGNKLSFGWSPRNGAALGQISDRGADLSLSLASSDTVDYACTVWNPVSQATAHFSSEHACQQEASRIPMALIAISCLICVILCIIVIYIYCRKCKSVSLTDRSQGSRHDGSSALNDYENIGQEEIATVYTTIQKIS; encoded by the exons ATGAAGGTTCGTGAGCAAGGCTATGGGATGAGGACTTGCTGTGGTGATCTCCTGGTCTGGCTACTTTCTGCAG CTTGCCTTGCCTTGGATGTGAAGACTCCAGATTACCCAGTCAACGCCAGCCTGCACCACCAGACCTGGTTACCTGTGCAGGTGGAGCCCCTGCCACAGGGAGCCGAGGTCAGCTGGAGTTTCCAGAGTAATGCTTCCTCAACTCTGATCGCTCGCTATGAAACAGACACGAAGAAGGTGAAGTATTTTGTTGGCAAGCAGCTTGGGCAACGTTTCATGATGCTGGACAATTTCACCCTCTGGATAAATAGTGTGAAGTGGGAGGATGCAGGAACTTACATTGTGACAGTCTTCACACCCAAGGAATGGAAAGCAGACACTTCCCTCCGAGTGTACG AGCCGGTGTCCAACGTCACCGTGGAGGTGCTAAACATCACCTCTGGCCAGTCCTGCAACGTGACCCTCCGATGTTCTGCCGCAGCCGGAAACAAGCTGAGTTTCGGCTGGAGCCCCAGGAACGGTGCAGCCCTGGGGCAGATTTCAGACCGCGGCGCCGACCTCTCGCTGTCACTCGCCTCCTCTGACACAGTTGACTACGCCTGCACGGTCTGGAATCCCGTCAGCCAGGCGACTGCCCACTTCTCCAGCGAACATGCCTGTCAGCAGGAAG CCTCCAGGATTCCCATGGCCTTGATCGCAATATCGTGCCTCATCTGTGTGATTCTCTGCATAATTGTCATCTATATATACTGCAGAAAATGCAAGAGTGTTTCCCTTACAG ACAGGAGTCAGGGGAGTAGACATGATGGATCAAGTGCCCTCAATGACTAC GAGAACATTGGCCAGGAGGAGATCGCAACAGTCTACACCACCATTCAGAAAATTTCATGA